A single region of the Phaenicophaeus curvirostris isolate KB17595 chromosome 4, BPBGC_Pcur_1.0, whole genome shotgun sequence genome encodes:
- the LOC138719584 gene encoding general transcription factor IIE subunit 1-like, translated as MEEQNIITEVPAALKRLAKYIVCGFYGAEFSLALDILIRYPCVKEDDLLQLLKYERKQLRAILNTLKADKFVKMRMRVETGPNGKSTRHNYYYINYKVLVDVVKYKLDHIRRKIEADERDSTTRSSFKCPSCSSTYTDLEVNQLFDVFTETLRCTYCHTEVEEDVSALPKRDAQILLAKFNEQLEPIFVLLRETEDIVLPCDLLEPLPTEIPELSGSFDQVDSSVLESCSHPERWANRSSSFGNMYTQNLVIDVQDSEPKKETKEKNTKKQPIWMSQGTVEGETTATNNSIGANATEESVKETVTDNEIIKTLLIHESKSLFSTNQAPVVISKPPESGSDTSESEEDAKHSRTGMKVADNNVEHEEELETEGPILMVAGQPYSYGEVSENPALVSLMTNEEKEAYIKVGQEMFQSVFE; from the exons ATGGAAGAGCAAAACATTATCACAGAGGTCCCAGCAGCCCTAAAGCGCCTGGCCAAGTACATTGTGTGTGGTTTCTATGGAGCAGAGTTCTCCTTGGCCCTTGATATACTGATCCGATACCCCTGTGTGAAAGAAGATGACTTGTTACAGTTGCTTAAGTATGAACGTAAACAACTGCGTGCCATCCTCAACACGCTCAAGGCAGACAAGTTTGTGAAGATGCGAATGCGAGTTGAAACGGGGCCTAATGGGAAGAGCACGAGGCATAATTACTATTACATCAATTACAAGGTGCTAGTGGATGTGGTAAAATACAAACTGGATCATATACGCCGGAAGATAGAAGCGGATGAGCGGGATTCAACTACCAGGTCCTCTTTTAAATGTCCATCTTGCTCCAGCACTTACACGGACCTAGAAGTCAATCAGCTCTTTGACGTATTTACAG AAACTTTGCGTTGCACTTACTGCCACACTGAAGTAGAGGAAGATGTCTCAGCACTTCCTAAGCGCGATGCTCAAATCTTGCTAGCAAAATTCAATGAGCAGCTTGAACCTATCTTTGTGCTACTACGTGAAACAGAAGACATTGTTCTGCCATGTGACTTGCTGGAGCCTCTGCCAacagaaataccagaattaTCAGGAAG CTTTGATCAGGTGGATTCAAGTGTGCTGGAATCCTGCAGCCATCCTGAAAGATGGGCCAACAGAAGTTCTTCTTTTGGCAATATGTACACCCAAAACTTAGTTATTGATGTCCAAGACTCTGAGCccaagaaggaaacaaaagaaaaaaacactaaaaagcAACCTATCTGGATGTCTCAGGGCACCGTGGAAGGAGAAACAACAGCCACCAACAATAGCATTG GAGCAAATGCTACTGAAGAAAGTGTTAAAGAAACTGTCACTGATAATGAAATCATCAAGACTCTTCTGATCCATGAATCAAAGTCATTGTTTAGCACAAACCAGGCTCCTGTTGTCATAAGCAAACCACCTGAATCGGGCAGTGATACGAGTGAGTCTGAAGAAGATGCCAAGCACTCAAGAACAGGAATGAAAGTAGCAGACAACAACGTTGAACATGAGGAGGAACTGGAAACAGAAGGTCCCATTTTAATGGTAGCCGGTCAGCCTTATTCATATGGTGAAGTTAGTGAAAATCCAGCACTTGTGTCTCTCATGacaaatgaagagaaagaagctTATATAAAAGTAGGCCAGGAAATGTTCCAGTCTGTCTTTGAATAA
- the ASAH1 gene encoding acid ceramidase, translated as MAGRALVPLAALLVVARLVWAPDPYGEECRSKTYPPSGPTFKGNVPTYVINLDLPPSKRWDNLMHDKKTELKTVVQNIKNMVNTFFPSGKIVDIVDNKIAHLTATLPYPFNEELQGIANASGIPLGEIVIFNIFYEIFTVCTSIVAEDKTGKLYHARNLDFGLFLGWDVKNNSWTVTQELKPIVVNLDFQRNNQTVFRSTNFAGYIGMVSGVKPDLFSLTMNERFSLDGGYIGIFEWFLGRRDGMWMGFLTRSVLENATSYQDAKDKLAKTRLLAPAYFILGGKNSGEGCVITRSRTAALDIWDLDIKKGTWYVVETNYDRWKPPLVLDNRRTPAMKCLNQTMQENISLPAIYDVLSTKPVLNKLTVCTTLMEVDKGHLETYLRECPSPCSPW; from the exons ATGGCCGGGCGAGCGTTGGTGCCGCTCGCCGCGCTGCTCGTCGTGGCGCGGCTCGTCTGGGCGCCGGACCCG TATGGAGAAGAGTGCAGGAGTAAAACATATCCTCCTTCAGGACCAAC GTTCAAAGGGAATGTACCCACGTATGTCATAAATCTTGATTTACCTCCCAGCAAAAGATGGGATAACTTGATGCACGACAAAAAGACAGAG CTGAAGACAGTGGTCCAGAATATTAAGAATATGGTAAATACCTTCTTTCCCAGTGGCAAAATTGTTGACATAGTGGATAACAAAATA GCTCATCTAACTGCAACGCTTCCTTATCCTTTCAATGAAGAACTCCAAGGAATTGCAAATGCATCTGGGATTCCTTTGG gggaaattgttatttttaacatcttCTATGAAATTTTTACTGTATGTACCTCAATAGTGGCAGAAGATAAAACAG GGAAGCTGTACCATGCCAGAAACTTGGATTTTGGACTCTTTCTTGG GTGggatgttaaaaataattcatgGACTGTAACTCAGGAGCTGAAGCCTATAGTAGTGAACTTGGACTTCCAGAGAAACAACCAAACAGTATTCAGGTCTACAAATTTTGCAGGATACATAGGCATGGTGTCTGGAGTCAAACCA GACTTGTTCAGTCTGACAATGAATGAGCGTTTCAGTCTTGATGGTGGTTATATTG GAATCTTCGAATGGTTTCTCGGTAGAAGAGATGGTATGTGGATGGGCTTTCTTACAAGATCAGTATTAGAGAATGCTACAAG TTACCAGGATGCCAAAGACAAACTGGCAAAAACAAGACTGCTGGCCCCAGCTTACTTTATCCTGGGTGGAAAAAATTCTGGAGAAGGGTGTGTGATAACTCGTTCCAGGACAGCTGCTCTGGATATCTGGGA ccttgATATCAAGAAAGGCACGTGGTATGTGGTAGAAACAAACTACGATCGCTGGAAGCCACCGCTAGTCTTGGATAATCGTAGAACACCTGCAATGAAATGCCTGAACCAGACAATGCAAGAG aacatctCCTTGCCAGCAATTTATGATGTTCTCTCCACAAAGCCCGTCCTCAATAAG CTGACTGTGTGCACAACACTGATGGAGGTGGATAAAGGTCATCTAGAGACTTACCTGCGGGAATGCCCAAGTCCTTGTAGTCCTTGGTAG